One Anthonomus grandis grandis chromosome 15, icAntGran1.3, whole genome shotgun sequence DNA segment encodes these proteins:
- the LOC126745353 gene encoding ran-specific GTPase-activating protein-like, whose amino-acid sequence MSEFIDIPKTPEKGLNHDDSECNDEDPPASPKFTPVIELPEVEVPTHEEDEVEFLKIRAKLYRFDSSTDPPEWKERGTGELKMLKHKEKSSFRIVMRRDKTLKVCANHFITPMIELKPSLTNERAFVYTVLVDFADEKTRSECFAVKFANIENADMFRDKFEEAKKILLTDCELYNGTVDKQIENELKKILDENDQANEISEKLSELDVNTEEKDDAKKE is encoded by the exons ATGAGCGAATTTATC GACATTCCCAAGACCCCGGAAAAGGGTTTAAATCATGATGATAGCGAGTGCAACGACGAAGACCCTCCGGCTAGTCCAAAATTTACTCCCGTAATTGAATTACCCGAGGTCGAAGTTCCTACTCACGAAGAGGATGAAgtggaatttttgaaaataagagCCAAGCTCTATAGGTTCGATAGCAGTACCGATCCTCCAGAATGGAAG GAAAGAGGAACAGGCGAACTAAAAATGCTCAAACACAAAGAAAAAAGCTCATTCCGAATAGTAATGCGCCGAGATAAAACTTTAAAGGTTTGTGCCAATCATTTTATCACCCCTATGATCGAACTGAAGCCCAGTCTAACGAATGAACGAGCATTTGTTTATACAGTCCTAGTAGATTTCGCCGATGAGAAAACCAGATCCGAATGTTTCGCcgtaaaatttgccaatatagAAA ATGCCGACATGTTCAGAGACAAGTTTGAAGAagcgaaaaaaattttgttgaccGATTGTGAACTTTATAACGGAACTGTGGACAAGCAGATCGAAAATGAACTGAAGAAAATTTTAGATGAAAATGACCAGGCTAATGAAATATCTGAGAAGTTGTCTGAATTAGACGTGAATACGGAGGAAAAGGATGACGCAAAGAAAGAATAG